One stretch of Cyclopterus lumpus isolate fCycLum1 chromosome 10, fCycLum1.pri, whole genome shotgun sequence DNA includes these proteins:
- the wfs1b gene encoding wolframin isoform X2: MGRYFLAVAEERDEELNNCTAVTWLVQAAKQGRRDAVKQLQRCLTSRKGITLENIEEVKKLCTETRFERGVRKAALLMYWKLNPERKKSVAVFEMLENVEHVHTEPGKPVSPGPLNSSAKKQRRVLETMVTSEARCQVGLDDFVEMTKKYAQGVAPSPAMAAAGGDDDDDDDDDVVVKNPDKLPLHQKLLKFPLFALLEIKEHLIDWASRAGMQWLSALIPTHHVNALIFFFIISNLTIEFFIFLIPLLVFYLSFFSMIICTLRVFQNSKAWENFRAMTDLLTHFEPGLDLEQAETNFGWTHLEPYLYFLLSVIFVVFSFPVADKSWIPCSELAAVALFFTVTAFLSLHASAQLFARRALVTEVLSGVCSLTHLLPDSLPWFLRVFGMTFITVPLGDNVVLNLGVPCLLSGHLFYLLFRMAQLRGFKGTYLCLVPYLVCFTWCELSLVFLNNASVIGLIRTCIGYFLFMFALPVLSLGMAAMLIIQLLQWFLALEVTKMVVTLIICFVPVVLRLWTRFSLNPIVVFRSLSRSSVVKLILVWLSAVVLFCWMYVYRSEGMKVYNSTLTWPEYSSLCGPLAWKETNMAQTQILCSHLEGHRVTWTGRFRYARVTDIENGPHSVINLLPVFVGNWMRCLYGEPYPLCEELKNVTAEPQPQPAPAPPAEDRLCKLKKLAKHECHIKRFDQYKFEVTMGMPLERKTKNGTVVEDEDATKDIVLRASNEFKSMLLYLNTGSLVEFSTILEGHLGSKWPVFELKAIHCLSCGDARLPSRRQYKIEHDWRHTAQSALQFGFDFFFNPFLTAKMKQHSETEIETVTQEEG, encoded by the exons ATGGGCCGTTACTTCCTGGCCGTGGCAGAAGAAAGAGATGAAGAGCTAAACAACTGTACAGCGGTCACTTGGCTAGTCCAGGCTGCTAAACAAGGACGCAGGGATGCCGTCAAACAGCTGCAACGGTGCTTAACCTCCAGGAAAG gCATCACTCTGGAGAACattgaggaggtgaagaaattGTGTACAGAGACGCGCTTTGAGAGAGGAGTCAGGAAAGCAGCTCTGCTTATGTACTGGAAGTTGAACCCGGAGAGGAAGAAGTCGGTGGCTGTTTTTGAGATGCTAGAGAATGTTGAACACGTCCACACGGAGCCAG GCAAACCCGTGTCGCCTGGCCCACTGAACAGCTCTGCCAAGAAACAGAGGAGAGTCCTGGAGACTATGGTCACCAGCGAAG CCAGATGCCAAGTGGGCCTTGACGACTTTGTTGAGATGACGAAGAAGTATGCTCAGGGTGTTGCACCTTCACCCGCCATGGCTGCAGCAGGaggtgacgatgatgacgatgacgacgatgatgtcGTGGTGAAGAATCCAGATAAATTGCCCTTACACCAAAAG TTGCTGAAGTTCCCTTTGTTCGCTTTGCTGGAGATCAAGGAGCACCTCATCGACTGGGCGTCACGGGCCGGCATGCAGTGGCTCAGCGCCCTGATTCCCACGCACCACGTCAACGCACTTATCTTCTTCTTTATCATCTCCAACCTCACAATCGAGTTCTTCATCTTTCTCATCCCTCTGCTGGTTTTTTACCTCTCATTCTTCTCCATGATCATCTGCACACTGCGGGTATTTCAG AATTCCAAAGCGTGGGAAAACTTTCGGGCCATGACTGACCTGCTGACGCACTTTGAACCCGGTCTGGATCTGGAGCAGGCTGAGACCAACTTTGGATGGACACACTTAGAGCCTTATCT GTACTTCCTGCTCTCTGTGATCTTTGTGGTGTTCTCTTTCCCTGTTGCTGATAAATCCTGGATCCCCTGCTCAGAGTTGGCTGCTGTCGCTCTCTTCTTCACCGTCACCGCCTTCCTCAGCCTTCATGCCTCTGCTCAGCTCTTCGCTCGTAGGGCCCTCGTTACAGAGGTCCTCTCCGGAGTGTGCTCCCTCACCCACCTCCTGCCAGACTCCCTCCCCTGGTTCCTCAGGGTCTTTGGGATGACGTTTATCACTGTGCCTCTAGGGGACAACGTGGTGTTGAACCTGGGGGTGCCATGTCTGCTATCTGGACACCTTTTCTATCTGCTCTTCCGTATGGCCCAGCTGAGAGGCTTCAAGGGCACCTACCTGTGCCTGGTGCCCTACCTGGTGTGCTTCACCTGGTGTGAGCTCAGCTTGGTGTTCCTTAATAACGCCTCTGTAATAGGACTCATCCGCACCTGTATTGGCTACTTCCTCTTTATGTTCGCCCTTCCTGTACTCTCACTAGGCATGGCAGCAATGCTCATCATCCAGTTACTGCAGTGGTTCCTCGCTCTGGAGGTGACCAAGATGGTGGTCACCTTGATCATTTGCTTCGTGCCAGTAGTGCTGAGGCTTTGGACTCGCTTCAGCCTCAACCCCATCGTGGTTTTTCGGTCTTTGTCGCGGAGCAGCGTTGTGAAGCTCATCCTGGTGTGGCTCAGTGCGGTGGTGCTCTTCTGCTGGATGTACGTCTACAGGTCTGAAGGCATGAAGGTGTATAACTCCACCCTGACGTGGCCCGAGTACAGCAGCCTCTGCGGCCCTCTAGCCTGGAAAGAGACCAACATGGCCCAGACACAGATTCTCTGCTCTCATCTAGAAGGACATCGCGTCACGTGGACCGGACGCTTCCGATATGCCCGTGTGACCGACATCGAGAACGGGCCACACTCGGTTATCAACCTGCTGCCTGTATTTGTGGGGAACTGGATGCGCTGCCTGTATGGTGAGCCGTATCCTTTGTGTGAGGAGTTGAAAAACGTCACAGCTGAGCCCCAGCCTCAGCCTGCCCCGGCTCCTCCTGCAGAAGATCGCCTCTGTAAACTTAAGAAGCTGGCCAAGCACGAATGTCACATCAAGCGCTTTGATCAATACAAATTTGAAGTCACAATGGGCATGCCGCTGGAGAGGAAGACCAAGAACGGGACGGTCGTAGAGGACGAAGATGCGACTAAGGACATAGTACTGCGGGCGAGTAATGAGTTCAAGTCTATGCTTTTATACTTAAACACAGGAAGCCTGGTGGAGTTCAGCACCATACTGGAGGGTCATTTAGGCTCCAAATGGCCCGTGTTTGAGCTGAAAGCAATTCACTGCCTGTCGTGCGGTGATGCCCGCTTGCCCAGCCGCCGGCAGTACAAGATTGAACACGACTGGAGGCACACGGCTCAGAGTGCCCTGCAGTTTGGTTTTGACTTCTTCTTTAACCCCTTCCTGACCGCTAAGATGAAGCAACACTCAGAGACTGAAATCGAGACTGTGACACAGGAGGAGGGGTAG